One Oryza sativa Japonica Group chromosome 8, ASM3414082v1 DNA window includes the following coding sequences:
- the LOC4345833 gene encoding patatin-like protein 2 translates to MASASSPEGASSSSPEKVKMVTVLSIDGGGVRGIIPATILAFLEKELQKLDGPDARIADYFDVVAGTSTGGLLTAMLTAPNENNRPLFAADELAKFYIEHSPSIFPQKNWVLSKIAGTLRMVSGPKYDGKYLHSLLREKLGDTRLDKALTNVVIPTFDIANLQPTIFSKFELKYKPLKNALLSDISISTSAAPTFFPAHYFETKDDNGQTREFNLVDGGVAANNPTLCAMSQVSKYIILEDKEDCDFFPVKPTEYGKFMVISIGCGSNHDQKYKAKDAAKWGIFNWLIKGSSAPIIDMFTSASADMVDIHLGVLFSALQCEKNYLRIQYDQLTGSAGSIDDCSKENMDNLVKIGEMLLDKNVSRVDLETGHYVDVAGEGTNRDQLAKFAKQLSDERRRRQNEPSN, encoded by the exons ATGGCAAGTGCTAGCTCACCGGAAGGTGCAAGTTCGAGCTCTCCTGAAAAGGTCAAGATGGTCACCGTCCTGagcatcgacggcggcggcgtcagagGGATCATCCCGGCCACCATCCTCGCCTTCCTTGAGAAAGAGCTCCAA AAACTGGATGGTCCGGATGCTAGGATCGCTGACTACTtcgacgtcgtcgccggcacgagcACCGGTGGCCTCCTGACGGCGATGCTCACTGCTCCAAACGAGAACAACCGGCCACTGTTCGCCGCCGACGAATTGGCCAAATTCTACATCGAACACTCGCCCAGCATCTTCCCACAGAA GAACTGGGTCTTGTCCAAGATCGCCGGCACGCTGAGGATGGTGAGTGGCCCAAAGTACGACGGCAAGTACCTCCATTCGCTGCTCCGAGAGAAGCTCGGCGACACGAGGCTGGACAAGGCGCTGACGAACGTGGTTATTCCCACCTTCGACATCGCTAACCTGCAACCAACCATCTTCTCCAAATTCGAG TTGAAGTACAAGCCACTGAAGAATGCTCTCCTGTCGGACATTTCGATCAGCACCTCCGCCGCACCGACCTTCTTCCCGGCGCACTATTTCGAGACCAAAGACGACAATGGCCAGACGAGGGAGTTCAACCTCGTCGACGGTGGGGTCGCCGCCAACAACCCG ACATTGTGTGCAATGAGCCAAGTGTCCAAGTATATCATCCTCGAGGACAAGGAAGATTGCGACTTCTTCCCGGTGAAGCCGACGGAGTATGGCAAGTTCATGGTGATCTCCATCGGCTGTGGGTCGAATCACGATCAGAAATACAAGGCCAAGGACGCTGCCAAGTGGGGAATCTTCAACTGGCTCATCAAGGGTAGCTCAGCTCCCATCATCGACATGTTTACTTCTGCTAGTGCTGACATGGTTGACATCCACCTCGGTGTGCTCTTCAGCGCTCTTCAATGCGAAAAGAACTACTTACGCATACAG TATGATCAGTTGACGGGCAGTGCGGGCTCGATCGACGACTGCTCCAAGGAAAACATGGATAACCTGGTGAAGATTGGGGAAATGCTTCTCGACAAGAACGTCTCACGAGTAGACCTGGAGACCGGCCATTACGTGGATGTGGCCGGCGAAGGCACGAACAGAGATCAGCTTGCCAAGTTCGCAAAGCAGCTCTCCGacgagcggcgccggcgccaaaACGAGCCCTCAAATTAA